GTCGTTACTTTCAACAGCGACATTACTTCCGGATGTAATCCGCAGCAAATTATGTTCTACAATACAACCGCGAATTCCGCCAATTGCAGCTGGTATTTCGAAGGGATCGGAACGGATAATATCTGCGGGCCACCGGTTATTCAGAATTATACCAGTGACGGGGTTTTTGATGTGAGCCTGACGATTACCGACCTGAACGGATGTGTGAACATAGCCCTGGTTAACGATATGATTACAATATTCCCGCAGCCAGATGCGAGTTTTAACGCTACTCCGACCGAAGTATTCATTTACAATCCGCTGGTGAATACGGATAACAATTCGAGCAATGCGACCGGTTATTCCTGGGATTTCGGTGACGGATTTACTTCCGGAGCATTCAATCCGAGCCATACTTACCCCGACAGGGCGGCAAGTTACACCATCACTTTGTATGCAATGAATGGAATTTGTATCGATTCGGCAACAACGACGGTTGAAGTGAAAGAGGAATTGACCTGGTTTGTACCGAATTCCTTTACGCCGGACGGAGATGAAATGAACAATGTTTTCCTGCCGGTTTTCAACGATGCCTTCGATAAACAGTCTTACACGATGCTGATCTTTGACCGCTGGGGAGAAATTATCTTCGAAACGCATGACACCAATTTTGGCTGGGACGGAACCTACAACGGCCAGCTTTGTAAAGAAGGAGCCTATACCTGGAAGATTGTCATCAAGCAAAAGGTAAAAGATTACAGGATCGACCTCAATGGTCATGTGAATATCCTGAAATGATGCGAAAATCCCCGGCCTGCTATTGCGAACCGGGGATTTTCTATCAGACACCAACCACTACTTAGCTACTTAAATATCGATTGTTTTTAATTTGAGTTTTTTCCGTCACAGACGGCAATCAAATCAATCAGCCACGGCTGATTGATTATTTCATTTTCTTCTTTTCCCGTAAATGCAATGCTTTGTGATAAATGATAGGGAATACAAGTAGTGTAAATACCGTAGCTGTGACCAACCCGCCGATAATGACAATCGCTAAAGGTTTCTGGCTTTCCGATCCGATTCCGGTACTGATCGCAGCAGGAAGCAAACCGATTGCAGCCATCATGGCAGTCATGACAACCGGCCTTGTTCTGACTTTCACGGCATTCACAATAGCCTGGTTCAGATCATCCATGGTTTTGGATTGCTTGTGGAATTCCGAGATCAGGATCACACCGTTCTGTACACAAATCCCGAAGAGCGCTATGAAACCGACTCCGGCAGAAATCCCGAAATTCATTCCGGTAATGTGCAGCGCCAGGATTCCCCCGATCAGTGCAAAAGGAACATTGATCAATACGTAGGCGGCATCACGGGCGTTGTTGAACATGATGAATAGCAAGATAAAGATCATGATCAAACTGATTGGAACTACTTGTGATAAACGATGACTGGCACGCACCTGGTTCTCAAATTCCCCGTTCCAACTCATCCGGTATCCGTCCGGAAGTTTTACGTGGGCTTTTACTTTGTGCTGCGCTTCGGCGATCGTACTTCCAAGGTCTCGTTCCCGCACAGAGAATTTCACCCCGATAAAACGTTTGGTATTGTCGCGATAAATAAACGCCGGGCCGGTTACCTGTTTCACTTTCGCTACCTCTTTCAGCGGGATCCGGTCACCGGTGATTGTCGGGATCATCAGCATCAGGATGTCGTCCTCATTCTTTCTGAAATCCTTGTCGTAGCGAATCCGGATATCGAATTTCTTTTCTCCTTCGTATTTCTGGGTCGCCGTTTTTCCACCGATCGCCATTTCGATCACAGCCTGGGTTTCCGCTTTCGTAACCCCGTAGATGGCCATTTTTTCTTCGTCGAGGACAACGCTCATTTCCGGCTGACCGATATTCCGCAAAATACCGACGTCTTTGATTCCGGGAACGTCCTTGATCTGGTTCAGTACCTGGTTGGCATATTCGTCGAGTTTGTCGAGGTCGTCGCCGTAAATTTTGATCGCATTGGAAGCGTTCATTCCGGCTACCGCTTCTGCTACGTTATCGATAATGGGCTGCGAATAGTTGTAATTGATTCCCTGGTACTTTTTCAGTTTTTTGTCCATTTGTTCAACGAGGTCGTCGAGTGTAATCTTACGCTTCCATTCTTCTTTCGGCTTCAGGTTAACCTGCATCTGAACATAGTAAAATCCGCTAGGGTCCGTTCCGTCATTACTTCTTCCGGTTTGGGAAAGGACTCCGTTTACTTCCGGGAATTTGGTTAATTCACTTCGCAATGTATGCACCATTTCAACGGTTTTCGGCAGGGAATAACTCATCGGCATTTTAGCTTCTACCCAAAGAGCTCCTTCGTTCAATTGCGGCAGGAATTCCGTTCCCAGCCAGCGGGTAGAGAAGATGGTCAATCCGAATACGATCAAGGAGATCAGGATGGCCAGTTTTTTCCGTGCGAAAGTCCAGTTGAATCCTTTTGCAACCGTTTTACTGACGAACCGCGTGAAGAAATTCTCTTTTTCCACCACGTTTTTGCGCAACAGGATCGAACTCAAAACCGGAACCAGCGTTAGTGTGAAAATCAAGGCTCCCAGCAAAGCAAAACCTAAAGTCCAGGCCAACGGTGAGAACATTTTTCCTTCTACTTTCTCAAAAGAGAAGATGGGAAGCAGGGCGGAAATAATGATCAGTTTGGAGAAGAAGATGGCTTTCCCCATTTGAACTCCTGTTGAACGGATCAATCCCATTTTGGCAAGCCGGTTGAATTTTTCCGTTCCTACCTGTTTTGCTTTGTGATCGAGGGCGACAAATATCCCCTCGACCATGACGACGGCTCCGTCAATGATGATTCCGAAGTCGATAGCACCGAGTGATAACAAATTGGCGCTCATTCCTTTCAGGTAGAGCATGAAAAAAGCAAACAATAATGCCAGCGGAATGACGATCGCCACGATAACCGTGGTTCGCCAGTCGGCCATGAAAATAAATACGATCACTGTTACCAGCACAATTCCTTCTACCAGGTTGTGCATCACCGTATCGGTGCAATATTTCATCAGGTTGTCGCGGTCATAGAATGTTTCCATTTTGACATCCGACGGAAGGGTGGTGGAATTCAATTCATCGATCTTTTCTTTCACACGCGAAAGAACTTCACTCGGATTTTCCCCTTTCCGCATCACGACGATTCCTTCCACCACGTCATCCTGTTTGTCCATTCCAACCTGCCCCACGCGCGGAGCACTGGATTCGTTCACGCTCGCTACGTTTTTAACCAAGAGCGGATTCCCGTTGAAAATGTCCACGATCGTATTTTCAATATCTGTTTTGCCGTCCAGCAAACCGATTCCCCGGACCACATACGCCTGCCCGTTCTTTTCGATCACGTCACCACCGACGTTGAGATTGGATTTGCTCACGGCATCGTACAATTCAAGCGGAGTGAGGTTGTATTGCTGCAATTTTACCGGATCTACGGAAATCTCGTAGATTTTTTCCTGTCCGCCGAATGCCACTACGTCTGCAACGCCGGCAACACTTCTCAATTCCCGGTCAATAGTCCAGTTTTGAATGGTCAGCAACTCACGCGAATCCCGGTCTTTGCTTTTCAGCACGTAGCGGAAAATCTCGCCCGTTGGCCCGTATGGAGGCTGCACGTCTGCATCCACTCCGTCGGGAAGCTGCACGTTTTTCAGCTGATTGTTGACCTGTTGCCGGGCAAAGAAGTCGTCTACATCGTCTTCAAAAATGACTTTGATCACTGAAAGCCCGAACATGGTGATGCTTCGTACATTGGTTTTGCGCTGCACACTGTTCATGGAGATTTCGATCGGTGTCGTTACAAAACGTTCGACTTCTTCGGCACTTCGCCCGTTCCATTCGGTTACGATAATGATCTGTGTATTGGTCACATCCGGAAATGCTTCGATCGGAATGCGGATGTAACTGATCACACCTGCAATAACGATTAATCCGACCCAGAAAAACGTGAAGAATTTGTTCTTCAGGGAGAATGATAGAATGCCTTTGATGAAATTGTTCATATTCCCTGTTTTAATCGTTTAACGCATCGTAAATCAGCAAACCGTTTTGTGAAATGATCTTTTCACCGGTTTTCAATCCGTGATTGATGTAGGAAATATCCCCGAGTTGCCTGTAAACTTCCACTTCGCGGGTTTCAATATCGTGACGGTTTTTGAAAACCATGACCCAGTACTTGTTCTTATCAAAAATGATGGAAGAAGAAGGGACCGTGATCATCTGCTGGTTTTCTGAATAATGCACATCGACCGTACAATTCATTTCAGGCTTCAGTTTGAAATCCTCATTCGGAATGGAAATCCGGATTTTCATGGATTTTGTTTGAGCGTCGATCACGTTGTAGATCTTCTGGATCTTGGATTTGTAGGGATGATCCGGAAAAGCAAGTGTCTGAACCGTCACATCGTAACCTTCTTTGATCTTGCTGATATCGATTTCATTAACGTTCGCTACCGCCCAGATTTCCTTCGTTTCAGCAATGGTAAATAGTGCTTCGGAATCGGTGGAACGCAGCTGCTCGTTCTGGAACAGGGTTTTGGTGATCACAAATCCGCTCATCGGGGCAACAATGTTGTAAATAGAACCCGATTTCAGGTTGTAGATCTTGTAAATCTCGTTGATGCGTTTCAACTCCGCTTTGGCCATTTCGAGTTCTTTGGATGCCATCGCCACATCTTTTTCCGAATTCAATTTCCCGGAAAACAAGTCTTTTGCTACCTGCAGGTTCTTTTCCGCTGTGGCAACATCGTTGATCGCATCGAGCCGTTCTTTTTGGAAACCGGCTATTTCCACACTCTGGATGCTGGCAAGGATTTGTCCCTGTTTCACATAATCCCCCAAACCAACATTGATCGATGTAACGACTCCGCTCAGGATCGGGTAGATCTGTGCCATTTTGTTGTTATCAGCTTCGATTTTCCCGAATAAGCGAATGCTGTTCTTTACATCCTGGTTGCTTGTGGTGTAGAATTCACATTTCTTCAGCATGGTGTCGCTCATGGTGAATGTCTCGATCGTTTCTTCCTGCTTGTTTCCGCATGCACTCAGGATTACCAGTAATAGAAACAGGCAAATCGCAATTCCTGTATATGTTCTTCTTCTTTCCATGTTAATAAATATCTTTTCCGGTTAATAGATTGATTTGTTCTGCTGAAATCACTAATTGGGTTTTGATGCGCATCAATTCGGCAAGCACGTCGTTGTAGGATTCAAAAAAGTCAATGAATTCAATGATGGAAACATTTCTTTTCTGAAAATTGATGCTCATTCCTTCGACCGTTTTTTCGAAATCATCGTTATACAATTCGTTCGATTTCCTGTATTCCGAAACGGTCTGGATGTAATACGCATAGCTGTTGTTGATCCTGCTGACGATCTCATTCTCTTTTGCTTTTAGATTGTACTCGGCTTCCTGCAAACGGTATTGGGAAGTCTTGATATTTCCCTGGTTCCGGTTCCAAAGCGGCAACGGAATGGCAATACCGGCATTGACCTGGTTGTTGAAAGCGCCGCCCCGCTGATCATAGGAAGCAAACAAATTGATATCTGGAACAGCTGAGCGTTTCTGGTACTTTAAATATTGTTCGGCAAGCACCTTGTTTTCTTTGATAACGAGTAATTCCGGCAGGTTTTCCATGGCCATCGCCCGGATATCCGCCACAGAAGCGGGGATGAGGTAATGGTCGAGGTTAGCGTCTGTCGGATCGGGTAAAACAACGGAATTGGTCTGCAATAAAATCTGCAGATCGGTTTGGGTCTGAATGTATGCCTGGAACAATTCTGCGCGGTCATTATTCAGCTGAATGTAAGCACCGCGTAAACGAACCACTTCTTTCAGGGCAATGTTTCCCTTATTGGCCTGGATCTCGTAGGATTTCAGCAGGGTATCCAGCAAGCTTAGCTGGTTGGCATATTTCCGGAGCAGGAAATCCTGCTGGCCGATTGTATACAAATCACTGTGCAGCCTGAATTTCAATTCCCGGACCAGTTGCTGGAATTCCAGTTCAGCGATTCCTGCGTTGGTTTTCGCCAGTTCAATTTCAGACCGGCGTTTTCCTCCCAAGACAATCAGCTGCTCCAGTTGAAACGATTTCTGCCCGGTTTTTCCTACATGGAAAGCCTGGTTGTTTGCCGGATCGTAGGCATTCACGTCGGCGGTGAAAATCGGATTCGGGTAGATCTTTGCCTGGATAATCTGGGCTCTTTGCGCTTCGATATCCATGGATGCTGCCAGGAGGTAATAATTTTTGGCCAGGAAAATGCTGTCTGCTCTTCGGATGCTGAGATGTAAAGTGTCTTGCGCATGCAGTCCGATTGAAGTCAGAAGAATCAGGAATAGTGACGCTGCTAATTGTTGCATGTACTTCTGTTTTAAAGTACAAAACTCCAATTATAGAGCTTAAAATTGCCTTAAAGTCATTAAAATTTACCTTAAGGAAGGGTGATTTTGAAGCGGTTGGTGTTTTTGGACGGAGATTCGTAAGTAATTGATCCTTCATGCATTGTAATGATCTTGTTGACGAATACCAATCCAAGTCCGAATCCTTTTTTTCCTTTGCTGTTCCCTCCGCGGAAGAAATGCTTAAACAGGTAATTCACTTCCTGCTCATTGATCGTTTTCCCTTTGTTCTCGAAGAAAATCTCCAGTTGTTCCTGCGTTTGGATGTGAATAGTTGCATGACCGTCCGAACTGTAATTGATGCAGTTTTCCATCAGGTTGGAAAGAATGGCTTTCATCAACCGTGCATTTCCGGTGATCACCAATTTGTTTTCATCAAGTGGTTCGGCATACTCCACGGAAAAAACAAAGTCGGGATAGACATTCCTTAAATTATCCGAAACATCGAAGATCAGTTCGTCAATCCGGAATTGTTCATTGAATTTGGCGCCTGCCGTTTCAATTTTTGCCATTTCCAGCAGGGAATTGATGATCTCACTCAAACTTCGTGTATCTTCCATTTGATTCCGGATTATTTTTTTCAATGCTTCGGGATCGGTTTCTTTTTCCATCCGTTCAAAATTGGAAACCAGGATGGCAATCGGGGTTTTCAGTTCGTGGGAAATGTGATGGATAGCGTGTTTCTGAAAGGCAAAAGCCTCGTTCATGCGGGTCATTAATTCATTGAAAACGGAAGCCAAAACGGCTAATTCGTCGCGGGTGTCGGTATAAGTGATCGGTTGGAAATTGGAACTGAAATCGTAGGAACTGATCTTGGAGGTAATGTCTTCCAAAGGAGTGGTGATTTTTCGCGAAATGTAAAACGAAACCAAAATGATCACCGCCGTGATGCTGATAAATGTCACGATCAGGATGTATCTCAGGTAGCGCAGTTTGGAATACCCGAAATCGTCGTAAGCCTTACTGATCCCGTAATAAATTTTTCCTTTCCGGGAAATGTAGGTCCCAACCACGTCATACAAACCGTCTTTGGTTTCGATCCATTTGTTTTTGGGATTCAGGTGCTCGAGGATGTTTTTTGAAACCGGAACCGGGATATCCACGATGTTCGAATAGATCAGCTCTTTGTCTTTGTTGAACAGGAGCAATTTCTCATTGTACAATTCGTTGATCGTTATCTGGTCCAGGGTTTCAATAATATCGGCATCCGATTCTTTGATGTCCGAGAGAAATTCCAGCGTAGTGGCAATTTTCTCTTTTTGCCGCATCTGGAAACTTTCTTCCCGGTTCTCGGAAAACAAAATATAGATCACGCCAAAGGTAACGGCCGTAATTGCCGGGATAATCAGCGAGAAATAGAACAATATTTTATTCCGGATCTTCATTCCGGATCGAAAAAGTAGCCGTAGCCGATCTTGGTTTTAATGTTTTGCTTTCCGAAGGGCTTATCGATCTTACCGCGCAGGAAATTGATATACACTTCGATGGTGTTGGTATTCGCATCCACGATATTTCCCCAGATCTCGCGTACTAAATCCTGTTTGGAAACCAATTCGCCTTTGCCCGAAACCAATTTAACCAGGATTTGGAATTCGCGCGGGGTCAGTGAAATTTCCTGTCCCTGACGGGTTACTTTCTTGGTGGTTTGATTAATCACCACGTCATCTGCAACCAGCACGGCATTTTCCGATTGTTCCCTGTTCGTATTCGTTTCGCTGCGTTTTATTAAGGATTGGATACGCAGCAACAGTTCGCGCATGTAAAAAGGCTTGGTGAGGTAATCATCCGCTCCGCAATCGTATCCCTGGATTTTGTCTTCCAACTCGTCAAAAGCTGTCAGCATGATTACCGGTGTTTGCGTATTGTACGAACGGAAATTCCTGCAAATCTCGTAACCGTTTTTCCCGGGAAGGTTTACATCCAGGATCACACAGTCGAAAGTCATTTTCTTCAGCAATTTTTCTGCGATATTCCCGTCATAGGCGAATTCAACCTGCAACTGTTCTTCCAGGAGGGCATCGCTGATGTTGCGGCTTAAAATAGCATCGTCTTCAACCAATAAAATGGATTTCACCGGAACAATTTAAATTATGTTTTGCAAAATAGGCATTTAATATGAATTCAAAATTCAAAATGTAAAATTCAAAAGGTAGGAACGCGATGCATCGCGTTCCTACGGTATTTTCATTTTAATCAGGAATCAAATCCGTGGTAATTTTCGCTGAAAGCAGACAAAGCGGAATTCCTCCGCCCGGATGCACGCTTCCCCCGGAGAAATAAAGCCCGTTTATTCTGGAAAAATTCGGGTGACGGAAAAATGCGGCCATGCGGTCGTTGGAACTTGCTCCGTAAAGTGCTCCGGCGAAACTATTCGTGCGTTCTGAAATACGTAACGGGTCCAGGTAATCTTCTTCTTCAATCAGGGATTCTATATCAGTTTGAAGGATGCGGCTGATCTTTTGAATCACCTGTTTCCGCACGTTCGAACGGAGTTTTTCCCAATCCTGTCCCTGATCGCCTGGGACATTGACCATCACAAACCAGTTCTCAGTTCCTTGCGGCGCATCTGCAGCAACCACTTTGGAGGAAATGTGAATGTAAACCGTCGGGTCATCGCAGACCGTTTTTTCTTCGAAAATGGCCTTGAATTCGTTTTGATAATCTTCGCTGAAGAATATGTTGTGGACATCCAATTCCGGGAAAGATTGCTTCATTCCCCAGTAAAAAATAAGTGCGGAACTGCTTGGTTCCTGTTCCAGGGTCTTTTTCGGTGCTTTCTGCTGCGGAATTAATTGCCGGTAACTTTGTTTCACATCGCAATTGCTGATCACCAGCTCTGCCGGATAAAAGCCTTTAGCAGTTTCTATTCCGGTAACCTTTTTGCCGCTAATCCGAATGTTTTGAACGCGTTCACCGAAATGGAATTTCACTCCCGACTCTTCGGCCAATTGCTTGCAGGCCATCGTTATCTGATGCATTCCTTCCATCGGGAAATAAGAGCCGATGCCGAATTCCAAATGCGGAATACTGTTCAGTACTCCCGGAGCTTTGTAGGGATTGGAACCGTTGTAGGTGGCAAACCGGTCGAAAAGCTGTACCAGTTTCGGGTGGTTCAGGCTTTTTTGATTGACCTCGTGCATACTCTCGAATAAATGCAGTTTGCGCATCGATGAAACCGTTTTCAGGATGTCCGAAGAAATGTAAGTACTGAACTTATGCAGCGATTTTTCGAGGAAAGAATGACGTGTCCGCTCGAAAATATAGGTGCTGTGTTCAAGGTATTCTTTCAGTGGCAAAGGATCAATGCGGAGCTTATTTTCGACTTCCTGCAGGAATTTCTCCCGGTCTGCGTACGCATGCAGCACCGTTCCGTCTTCGTAGAAATAATGACAAAGCATTTCCAGTTGCCGGTAGGAAAAATAATCCCGCGGATTTTTCCCCGCCAGTTCAAATAATTCATCCACCAGGTAAGGAAGCGTGAACAGGGAAGGCCCGGCATCAAAACGGTAGTTTCCCAATTGGATGGTGGTGAGTTTTCCGCCCGGGTATTCATTGGCTTCAAATACAGAAACCGCATATCCTTTAAGTGCTAAACGGATTGCAGCGGCTATTCCTGCAATTCCCGATCCGATAACAATCGCCTCCTTCGCCATGGCCTAAAAGTAACTTAATTTCAAAATACTGCTTTGGAATTTGCCGGTTAATTGTTCATATTTAGGAAAAAATGAATCTATGGGCAGAGCAATTGGAATAGGAGGAATTTTCTTCAAGTTTAAGGACGAGAAAGCGATGATAAACTGGTATAAAGAAGCATTGGGACTCAACCCGAACGATTACGGCGTTTTGTTTGCTTTCAATGGAAATTCCGGCCCGCGGGCATATTTGCAACTGGGCGTTTTCCCCGAAACCAGTGATTATTTCGGAACGGAAAGCCAGCGTGCCATGATCAATTTCCGGGTGGAAGGAATCGAAAGCCTGCTGGTGCATTTGCAAACAATGGGTACGGTAATCTGCGACAATATTGAGACGTACGAGTACGGCAAGTTTGTTCACATTCTGGACCCGGAAGGAAACCGGATTGAGTTGTGGGAACCGGTGGATTCGGGGTTTGACAAAGAAAATATCCAGGAAATGCGCTAAAATTCAATTCAAAGTGTTTCTTAACCCAAGTCAATGAAATTGGGAAATGACCGGAATACTTTTGTGTTGTATTCAAAAAATAGAACAACATGAAAGCAGTTCATTGCACGTCGTACGGAAATCCGGAAGTACTGAAAATCGTTGAAATTCCGAAACCGAAACCTCAGTCGGATGAGTTAGTAATCCGTATCCATGCTACAGCGGTAAATTCCGGGGATGCACGCATTCGCCGGGCTGACCCGTGGGCAGTGAGATTGATCTTCGGACTTGCGAAACCCCGGAAACCCATTTTGGGAGGTGTTTTTTCAGGAGAAATCGTGGAAACGGGAAATGCGGTCAGTAAATTCCGGGTTGGTGAGCTGGTTTTCGGCTCTGTGGGAATGAAATTCGGTGCTTATGCGGAATTTATAGCCGTCCCGGAAACAGCGGCTATTACTGCGAAACCGGAATCGCTGAGCCATCTGGAAGCTGCTGTCATTCCTTTCGGTGCTATGACAGCTTTGCATTTCATCCGTAAAGCAAACATCCAACCCGGACAAAAAGTGTTGATCTACGGGGCTTCCGGAGCAGTTGGTTCGGCGGCAGTCCAATTGGCAAAATTTTATGGAGCGGAAGTCACGGCGGTTTGCAGCGGCGCAAATGCGGAATTAGTGAAAAAGATCGGCGCGGATAAGGTTATAAATTACCGCAAGGAAGAGTTATCGGTAAATAAGGAACAGTACAATGTGATTTACGAAACAGTCAACAAACTCTCCTTTTCGGAAAGTATCAAACACCTGAAAAAAGACGGGACTTTGATCCTGGGAGCAGCGGATTTTTCTAAAATGCTTCGTGCAGGTTTCGCAAGAATGTCGGGCAAAAAAGTGATAACGGGCGTCATCAAAGAATCAGCTGAAGGAATGGATGCTGTAAAGAAACTGATCGACGAAAGAAAATACCAGCCGGTTTTAGATCGCGTATTCACCCTGGACCAGATTGCACAGGCGCATGAATATGTGGATTTGGGACATAAGAAGGGAAATGTGGGGATTCTGGTTATACCGTAGCAGAGGGATTATTTCAATACCAATCTTTTCCGGATCCTGCTCAGCGATTCGGGTTTTACTCCTACATAACTTGCAATGAGGTATTGAGGAATGCGCTGGATGAGTTCGGGACGTGTGCGCATCAGGTTTAGGTAGCGTTCTTCCGGTGTGTCGGTGAAATACGAACCGGAAAGTTCCTGCTGTTCGGCAAATACTTTTTCCATGACCTTGCGCGAAACGGTTTCCAGTTTCGGGAATTGTTTATAAAGCTGCTCTTCTTTTTCCCGGTTTCCAACAACTAAAGTGCATGCATCCACGCATTCCAGGTAGTGTTTGGAAGGAGAACTGTTAGTCATGCTCTGCATGGAAATCACCCATTGTTCTTCAGTAAAGAAATTATTGGTTTTTTCTTCTCCGTTTACCAGGAAATACTGGCGTACACAGCCTTCCAGCACAAAATAGGCTTCCGAAGAGATTTCACCTTCTCTCAATAGAATGGTTCCTTTAGGAAATTTCCGGATCGTCAATGTTGCCACAATGCCGTCAATTTCCTCCTGCGAAAGCGGAAGTATCCTGGAGAAATAGGAGAGAAGCTTTTGTTCCATGAACCAACCCGTTAATACGCTTCCAGTCGCAGGTAGCGATCGGATGCAATGGTCGTGTAATAAATGGCAGCCAGTGTTCCCAAGGGATTGTGTTTTGCAAAACTGGTCAGCCGGAAAGCTTTTTTTCCGTTCTCTTCCAGGTTAACCTCGATGATATTGCTTCTTCCCCAATCGATCTTTGCCTGGATGGTGTGATTCCCTTCCGGAACTTCAAATACGGCTGTTTTCCCGTTTGCCAGAGATCCGACGTGTTGATCATCGATGAAAATCTTGATATCTCTCAAACGATTGGCATATTCGCTGGAACGGGTAATTTCTATCTGTGGCATACTAAATAAGTTACCGGACAAAAATATTCTTCCTTTCCAATAAATACAACCCTTATTTATATTTAAGGCGTACACCGATCCCAACCCCGATATTCCACCTTCCGTTTGCCGTAGCTGTTTTTGCATTGTAATAAAGCGGTACCTGGAAAGCGATCATGTTGTAGCAATAAGTGAAACCTACGCCCAGGTTGGGAGTGATCGGGAAGTTCTTGAATAGGCCTTTGTCTTCTTTATACCGAAGGGAAGGAAGCATTCCCAGGAGGAATTTTGATTTTTTGATAGTGAGACTTACGCCCGGTCCCGTAAAATTGATAAAAGCTCCGTTATCCACATATCCGCCGACAATTACTCCATCAAACGGATTGAATTTAACAACCGGTTTTGCAGGGTCTGTATTGGTTTCCTGGGTAAAAGCAACGGAT
The window above is part of the Fluviicola sp. genome. Proteins encoded here:
- the crtD gene encoding 1-hydroxycarotenoid 3,4-desaturase CrtD, encoding MAKEAIVIGSGIAGIAAAIRLALKGYAVSVFEANEYPGGKLTTIQLGNYRFDAGPSLFTLPYLVDELFELAGKNPRDYFSYRQLEMLCHYFYEDGTVLHAYADREKFLQEVENKLRIDPLPLKEYLEHSTYIFERTRHSFLEKSLHKFSTYISSDILKTVSSMRKLHLFESMHEVNQKSLNHPKLVQLFDRFATYNGSNPYKAPGVLNSIPHLEFGIGSYFPMEGMHQITMACKQLAEESGVKFHFGERVQNIRISGKKVTGIETAKGFYPAELVISNCDVKQSYRQLIPQQKAPKKTLEQEPSSSALIFYWGMKQSFPELDVHNIFFSEDYQNEFKAIFEEKTVCDDPTVYIHISSKVVAADAPQGTENWFVMVNVPGDQGQDWEKLRSNVRKQVIQKISRILQTDIESLIEEEDYLDPLRISERTNSFAGALYGASSNDRMAAFFRHPNFSRINGLYFSGGSVHPGGGIPLCLLSAKITTDLIPD
- a CDS encoding VOC family protein, with protein sequence MGRAIGIGGIFFKFKDEKAMINWYKEALGLNPNDYGVLFAFNGNSGPRAYLQLGVFPETSDYFGTESQRAMINFRVEGIESLLVHLQTMGTVICDNIETYEYGKFVHILDPEGNRIELWEPVDSGFDKENIQEMR
- a CDS encoding NAD(P)-dependent alcohol dehydrogenase, with the translated sequence MKAVHCTSYGNPEVLKIVEIPKPKPQSDELVIRIHATAVNSGDARIRRADPWAVRLIFGLAKPRKPILGGVFSGEIVETGNAVSKFRVGELVFGSVGMKFGAYAEFIAVPETAAITAKPESLSHLEAAVIPFGAMTALHFIRKANIQPGQKVLIYGASGAVGSAAVQLAKFYGAEVTAVCSGANAELVKKIGADKVINYRKEELSVNKEQYNVIYETVNKLSFSESIKHLKKDGTLILGAADFSKMLRAGFARMSGKKVITGVIKESAEGMDAVKKLIDERKYQPVLDRVFTLDQIAQAHEYVDLGHKKGNVGILVIP
- a CDS encoding Crp/Fnr family transcriptional regulator codes for the protein MEQKLLSYFSRILPLSQEEIDGIVATLTIRKFPKGTILLREGEISSEAYFVLEGCVRQYFLVNGEEKTNNFFTEEQWVISMQSMTNSSPSKHYLECVDACTLVVGNREKEEQLYKQFPKLETVSRKVMEKVFAEQQELSGSYFTDTPEERYLNLMRTRPELIQRIPQYLIASYVGVKPESLSRIRKRLVLK